The Triticum aestivum cultivar Chinese Spring chromosome 5A, IWGSC CS RefSeq v2.1, whole genome shotgun sequence genomic sequence CCCACAAGCCGCAAACCCATCTTCCCCTAGCCCAAGCAAACCGCACACGCCACCATGTTCCTCACGAGGTTAGAATTGACCCTTCTCTGTCAAAAATCTTCACAGCCCCGACCCGCTGCTGGATTCCGCGCCCGCGGTGTTGTCACTGCTGTGAATTTTTCATCTTATTTCGGGATAAATTTTGTTGTGGGGTTGTTTCGCGCAGGACGGAGTACGACCGCGGCGTGAACACCTTTTCGCCGGAGGGACGCCTATTCCAGGTCGAGTACGCCATCGAGGCCATCAAGGTCAGTGAGCCGAGCCGATCCCttctgagcccccccccccccccccccccccccccccctcccgatcTGGGTGTAGATTTGGTGAGGAGGCAGCTGCAGTCTATTGTTAGGAATCGGTCCCGAGGGAGTAGTTGCCCGGGGTTGTTTGTTTCGGAAGATGTATGTTTTAGGCCGCTCGATTCGTGTTGTTAGGACGAACCAATGGCTAGATGCAGCATGGATCGCTGTTTCCTGACATTGTGGATCAGGGCGACAACTTTAGTAGTCTTTAGGGGCTTGCAATGAAGTACTGTAAATTGGACTAGGGTTCCACACTCATTTAAGCTTGGTTATGTCTTCTTGTCGACTCGCAAGTTGAAGTCTATATATTTGTAGGTGATTTCATTGATTATATCGTTGACATTTTCTGGGTCATTGTCGTGATAGTTGTAGCGAGATTAAGCTGGAATCTCACTTTCTAAATTTGTATGTGCATATgaatgatggttttgttgatgctCATGCCTTTTGCAGTTGGGATCTACTGCAATCGGGTTGAAGACGAAGGATGGGGTTGTTCTTGCTGTGGAGAAACGTGTGACGTCTCCGTTGCTGGTAACTGCTGTtggttgaccccccccccccccccccccccgccaaaaGAAATGGTTGTTCACCTGTATCATTGAAGTGTAGCGTACCTTTGGGActgttatttgtttttattttagtaCTCAATTTCAATGCAATGTTCCTATATTTTTGTATCACTGATACTTGAGTTTTTGGCGTGATGTATGAGTTCTTATCATGCTTAGTTTTGCTTTAGGATAATCCTGCCCCTCTTAGGGATTTTGTTTTGGGGCTTCTTTTTCCTGGTTCCAATGCATCAGTGGATTAAATTGTCTCAATAGTAACAGTACTCAAGTTTCCATGGTACTGTATGACTGTATCTTTTCCAGTTTATGTTCCATATAAATATGTCAGTTTTTTTAATTTGTGATATTCGACTTTCTAGTGTATATAATGAATAATGTAAAAGGCACATAACAAGTCTTAGATTTACGATGATGGAATCTTTCTGCTCAATTGGTTTCCTCATCCTGTGATGCTTCATATATTATGAGTGACTGACATACACAATTTCCTTGAATATATTGCAACTTATGACATTATATCTTGGATATTTGATATAATATTTGGTATTTTTTTTAAACTCTTCCATTTCCATTTTTCAGAAGTATTATGTGTCTTGGTTGCCACAATATTTTTGTACTGATTATATTGCTTCATGTGATGTCCAATTTTGTCAAAAGTAAGATTACCAATTTGCCTTCCATACAGGAACCTAGCAGTGTTGAGAAAATCATGGAAATTGATGAGCATGTAGGCTGTGCCATGAGTGGCCTTATTGCTGATGCAAGAACATTGGTTGAGCATGCTCGAGTGGAGACCCAAGTACTTCTCTTTCTTGTATACTTTATTCACTTTGTTCATTACCTTATCTGTTATCTCACTATATGCTCATAATCAGAACCATAGATTCTCATATGGGGAACCGATGACAGTTGAGTCCACCACACAAGCTATTTGCGATCTAGCTCTTCGCTTTGGAGAAGGTGAAGAAGAGTCTATGGTGAGCATTTTGTGCTATTACAGTGTTACTATCCGAACACAACACTACCACAGGAGTTTCTGATCTACTTATTTCCTTCTGCAGTCACGACCTTTTGGAGTTTCTCTCCTTATTGCTGGTCATGATGAAAATGGGCCGAGCTTGTAAGTGCCAATCATCACAACTGACAAAGACTTTAATTGAATTCAGGAGGCATACTTGCACAGTTGTCTTTGAGTGTGCTTTCAGTTTTGCTTGTTTGTTCTAGTATTATTTGATGTTGTAGCACTGATTACGAGTCGAAGGACTAGTCGAGACTAGTCGATGGACTAGTCCATGAGTCGCAACTGTGGTGTCGACTGTGAATCTCGTGTAGACTAATTCGATGAGTCGAGCGGTCGAGAGACTAGTCTAGACTAGTCCTGCTGTCTGAGTCGCTCGACTCAAATTTGGGAGGGGAAAATTGGAGAGCGAGCTATGAGAACAAGCCGCCTGGACGAGGCCACCGCCAGCACCCACTGACCCGCCGCCAGGACGGCGGATGGCGAAGCAAGGCGCGGCAGCTGGCCGGAGCTCGTGCTcgggcggcggccatggccgtGCCCCGTAGGCGTGTGCGGCCCTGCcacaaagagagggggagagagagagaggagaagaggCACGGCGGTGGTCGGCGGGCTCGCCGGCGGCGGTGGCTGGAGGCGCGGGTCGCGCGCGCGTGCTTTTGTGCGTGAtggcgcaggcggcggcgacgggatcgATCGGGAGCTAGGGTTACATAGGCTGGGATGGGAAGTAGGCTAAGTAGGCTGGCTACTTGGGCCCAAATAGGCCAGCTGGGGGTGGCGTGCTGAGCGGCACTGGGCTAGGCCTGGCGAGCGTTGGCTAGCACTGTTGGTTTTATTGTATATATTGTAATGTGTTGTACAGTTTACTACTCCATACTGCTACTAGGTATTAGTAGTTGACTACTACAGTACTTTGTCGACTAGTCTAGCACTAGTCTAAGACTAGTCCGAttagtctatgagtctcaacctCGGAACGATTCAACGACTCGTCGACTCGTAATCCTTGTGTTGTAGTCGTGCTCATTGACTGTTGTAGTCGTGCTCATTGACTTCCTGTGGTGACAAACAAAAAAATTATGTTAGTTGCAATTTGCAACTTATCTTACACAAGAACTTAGAAGTTAGGACATATTGCTATCCTGTCACAGTTTCTCTTATGTTATCGATTCTTTGCTTGCATAAGCCTTAGTATGTCATCTACCCTTGGGCCTTGATTCTGGCCGTTTGAACCTTCTGTGCGGTGAATTCACAAATGGATACCAAGACTTTTGAGACGTTGGTTGTTCACTCCTTACTATTTTTTGAGTCCTAGGCATCCTTATATAGGGGATGTTAGCTTCTTACATGTCTTAACAGTTTCCTAACTGGAAACATTTAGCTTGCTAATTCTTCTGGACTATATTTCCCAACCAACTCCTGATTCAATTTTTACGGGCTCCTTGCTGCCCCATAAGATTGGAGTTGACAATAAACAGTTGGACTCATGCACCTATAGTATAGTGCCACCACACTCTTATGTGTTGTGCTGCATATGCTGCAAGGGCCAGCTGTGCACAATATTCTGACTGATAACCAATAGCTTCCATGATGACCATTCCTCCTTGAGGAAAATCTTTCATAATCTTCTCATAGTTATTATGGTTAAGATATGGCATCATATTTAACCAACAACAAAATATTACATATTGCTTAATATAGTTGGGATTTGCTGCGTCCACCAGGTTAATTTGATGTGTGAGCTTATGCCCAGCCACAGCCAATGCTCTAAAATTTTATATTTTGGGTAGGATATCTTCTCGGAAAGTTACAAGTATTGCTACCTCTTAAACATTGTTGAATAGCAAACGGCAGAATGGTCCCTTGGCTATAAGTTTGTCTTGTTCGCATCGTCGTCACATTGCTGTGTTGCATGTGGCAACGATTTTCTACACCCCTCACtccttactaaaaataaaataaagtagctTGTTCTACTAGCCTAGAATTGTTTCTTTTTAGAAGGCAAATTAGGAGTGCCTAGACGGTGTAAAAGAATGATCTATATAGATTTGTTGAAGTTCTCTGTCTGCATTTTGTGTCGCAGGTACTACACTGACCCATCTGGAACCTTTTGGCAGTGCAATGCCAAGGCAATAGGGTCAGGCTCTGAGGGTGCCGATAGTTCCTTGCAGGAGCAGTTCAACAAGGTAACACAACAAGATCAAATAGCTCTGAACTGTATGATAACTTGAACACGATTTGCATATATGCAAAGGAAGCTGTAATGCTAACCTTGATTGATCATAGCTAGGAGACCATAATGCTGAAAGTGATGTGTTTCTAATATTGTGTGAAGAAAACCATGACGTGGCCACACCACTCTCTGCTGTATGTCGATACTTGCACCATGTTTCTGAAAGCTGATGATTGAGTTTCTTCTGCAGGAGCTGACCCTTCAGGAGGCTGAAACCATTGCTCTATCTATCCTGAAACAGGTTATGGAAGAAAAGGTAAAGGCGTCTCAGTCCAGTCTCATGTTTGTGATTGCAGTCACTAAGAACCCCCACCAAGTGTCTCGAGTTAAATTGCTATTTGGAACAGGTGACTCCAAATAATGTCGACATCGCCAGGGTCGCGCCGAACTACCACCTTTACACCCCTGCAGAGGTTGAAGCAGTCATAGCACGATTGTGAAACGCAGAAATCTTTGTCGAATGTCAACCAGGATTCGTATGTTCCTTGTGCTGTGTGTCTGACATCCAGATGCCTTCAAATTAGCAGAAGCACAATTGCTCTATGATATGGACACTGATGTTTGCCTCTTTTCATTTGATTATCTTGTGTTAACAAGGTGTAGAGGCCtagctgttgttgccttgtcacttgccggtaaggagattgtaCTACACCCTTTTGTTTGATATACGAAGGATTTGTGGCAATAGCATGCAGTATTTCAGCAACAACTGTCGTTTGCACTGTATGTTTTGGATTGTTGAACATAGCGATTTTTCTTCACTTCTTCTTAGACTGGACTACTTAAAGACCGCTAGGTTTCACTTCAGAAACTTTTTATTCGGCTAGGAAGTTGTTCTTTCGCTGCTGATGAGACTGCTTTTAACCTATATAAACGTGCCACGCAATAACAGTTGTGCCTGAAACTTTAAATAACACAATATCATTTCATTTTTGTTCTCTTCACATCGTGGATTATATCGTCACACTTTTTACGTTCTTAAAAAATATCTGAGACAAACTTTCAACAACAAAAGTATAGACTACTGTTTAGTTTAGGTTAGAGCAACTTCAATGAGGCGACCCATTTCATCCGTGGCCGTCCGTTTGGGTTGGCGCGGACAAAAAAGCTGGCCCAACACGTCGACCCAAACGGCTTTtgtccgcctgccgacccattcaCGTCGACCCAAACGGCTTTTGTCTGCCTGCCGACCCATTCCTGGCCCATTTTTTAGGCTGATTTGCGTCGGCACGGACACAAGACGGACGCGCGCGTTCGCCCTCTTTCCTCACCGGGCCCGTTGGTCGGTGGTACATTGGATTCACACACTCGCCCGCCTGCTACGTCGCCGATGCCGCTGGCCATTTTTTCAGATTAAAatggatacatagatagttctagTCTACATAGATAAAAGAAAAAGACCACTACTCGTCGTTTTCtgactccgactcggtaatgtcctcctccgacgtttgAAGGTAGGCGTCAGCAAGCTGCTAGTCTTCAAAGTCCCAACCCGACGTTTTTTGTAGCTTCAGTTTTAATTGAGCTGCCTGCTTCCCCGaacgcttgtcctcccgataggcggctcgctccctcctcctcgcgtcccTCTCCGATCTCGATTGCTTATAGAACTGGCGCTCGTcgacgatgtcctgcgggaagcctcCTCGCCACAGCACCAAGGCTTCCACGTCCTTCTCTGCGATGGCGAGACGACGCTGCCGCCTCCGAtggacacgacgatcctcgtcggtgaaaagccgcgggagaggcgtCAGATCCTGCGCCCCTGGCTCGACACGTTGGGAAAATTCATATCCCGACGAGCCCtaaggaggcgccacgccgccgcgtcgtgcgcgcgggccgcct encodes the following:
- the LOC123102779 gene encoding proteasome subunit alpha type-5 — its product is MFLTRTEYDRGVNTFSPEGRLFQVEYAIEAIKLGSTAIGLKTKDGVVLAVEKRVTSPLLEPSSVEKIMEIDEHVGCAMSGLIADARTLVEHARVETQNHRFSYGEPMTVESTTQAICDLALRFGEGEEESMSRPFGVSLLIAGHDENGPSLYYTDPSGTFWQCNAKAIGSGSEGADSSLQEQFNKELTLQEAETIALSILKQVMEEKVTPNNVDIARVAPNYHLYTPAEVEAVIARL